The Thioalkalivibrio sulfidiphilus HL-EbGr7 genome includes a window with the following:
- a CDS encoding YbaB/EbfC family nucleoid-associated protein: MMKGGLGNLMKQAQKMQEQMARAQQELANMEVTGQSGGGLVSVVMTGKHEVRRVAIDPSLLADDKDMLEDLVAAAINDAVHRVEETTKERMAGLTAGMSLPPGFKLPF, encoded by the coding sequence ATGATGAAAGGTGGACTTGGCAACCTGATGAAGCAGGCCCAGAAGATGCAGGAGCAGATGGCCCGCGCCCAGCAGGAGCTGGCCAACATGGAGGTGACCGGGCAGTCCGGCGGCGGGCTGGTGAGCGTGGTGATGACCGGCAAGCACGAGGTGCGCCGGGTGGCCATCGATCCGAGCCTGCTGGCGGACGACAAGGACATGCTGGAAGACCTGGTGGCCGCGGCCATCAACGATGCCGTGCACCGCGTCGAGGAGACCACCAAGGAGCGCATGGCGGGCCTGACCGCGGGCATGAGCCTGCCCCCGGGTTTCAAACTGCCGTTCTAG
- the recR gene encoding recombination mediator RecR codes for MKSSLLDELIDALRCLPGVGPKSAQRMALHLLERDRPGGERLAAVLQDAMARIGHCKVCRTLTEHELCRVCADPGRQRDVLCVVETPADVLAVEQATGFRGQYHVLLGHLSPLDGIGPEELGLDRLETRLDQGEIREVILATSTTAEGEVTAHYIGELARARGIRSTRIAHGVPLGGELEYVDRGTLSHAFEGRREY; via the coding sequence GTGAAATCTTCACTGCTGGACGAACTGATCGACGCCCTGCGCTGCCTGCCGGGCGTGGGGCCCAAGTCCGCCCAGCGCATGGCCCTGCACCTGCTGGAGCGGGACCGCCCGGGCGGCGAGCGCCTGGCCGCCGTGCTGCAGGACGCCATGGCGCGCATCGGCCACTGCAAGGTGTGCCGCACCCTCACGGAGCATGAGCTGTGCCGGGTCTGTGCCGATCCCGGGCGCCAGCGGGACGTGTTGTGCGTGGTGGAGACCCCCGCCGACGTGCTGGCGGTGGAGCAGGCCACGGGATTCCGCGGCCAGTACCACGTGCTGCTGGGGCACCTCTCTCCCCTGGACGGGATCGGCCCCGAGGAACTGGGCCTGGACCGGCTCGAGACCCGTCTGGACCAAGGCGAGATCCGCGAGGTGATCCTGGCCACCAGCACCACGGCCGAGGGCGAGGTCACCGCCCACTACATCGGCGAACTGGCCCGGGCTCGGGGCATCCGCAGTACCCGCATCGCCCACGGCGTGCCCCTGGGCGGGGAGCTGGAATACGTGGATCGCGGCACCCTGTCCCACGCCTTCGAGGGCAGGCGCGAATACTAG
- a CDS encoding histidine triad nucleotide-binding protein, translated as MTTCIFCKIAAGDIPAEIVYEDDQVLAFRDLNPQAPLHALVIPRKHIATLNDLTAEDEALVGRMYLAARQVAGEAGLATRGYRTVMNCNSEAGQSVYHIHLHVLGGRSMQWPPG; from the coding sequence ATGACGACCTGCATCTTCTGTAAGATCGCCGCCGGCGACATCCCTGCCGAGATCGTCTACGAGGACGACCAGGTGCTGGCCTTCCGGGATCTCAATCCCCAGGCGCCCCTGCATGCGCTGGTGATCCCCCGCAAGCACATCGCGACCCTCAATGACCTGACTGCCGAGGACGAGGCCCTGGTGGGCCGCATGTACCTGGCGGCGCGTCAGGTGGCCGGGGAGGCAGGTTTAGCGACGCGCGGCTATCGTACCGTGATGAACTGCAACTCCGAGGCGGGTCAGAGTGTCTATCATATTCACTTACACGTGTTAGGCGGACGTTCCATGCAGTGGCCGCCGGGCTGA
- the rsgA gene encoding ribosome small subunit-dependent GTPase A codes for MTHTGRVVTRFGAELVIEDETGQRRRCTSRRRLQDAVCGDRVEWSPSDSGNDVVSAILPRHNLLQRLDPRGQTRPVAANLDQVVVVIARRPPPQWPLVDRYLVAIEHLDARALLVVNKADLEPDPADPQPGMEERYRQLGYPMLHTSASAGLGLDDLRGELKDRTSILVGQSGVGKSSLIQALLPGESLRIGEVSEATGEGRHTTTAASLYHLPGGGDLIDSPGVRDFTPPPLPAEALARGFVEFRPYLGQCRFHNCNHDREPGCAIKAAVDAGEISGERYRSYLAMKK; via the coding sequence GTGACACACACGGGACGGGTGGTCACCCGCTTCGGCGCGGAGCTGGTGATCGAGGACGAGACGGGCCAGCGCCGACGCTGCACCAGCCGTCGCCGTCTGCAGGACGCGGTGTGCGGCGACCGGGTGGAATGGAGCCCCAGCGACTCGGGCAACGACGTGGTCAGCGCCATCCTGCCCCGGCACAACCTCCTGCAACGCCTGGATCCTCGGGGCCAGACCCGGCCCGTGGCCGCCAACCTGGACCAGGTGGTCGTGGTCATCGCCCGCCGCCCGCCGCCCCAGTGGCCCCTGGTGGACCGCTACCTGGTCGCCATCGAACACCTGGATGCCCGCGCATTGCTGGTGGTCAACAAGGCCGATCTGGAGCCGGATCCTGCGGACCCGCAACCCGGGATGGAAGAACGCTATCGGCAACTGGGTTACCCGATGCTGCACACCAGCGCCAGTGCCGGCCTGGGGCTCGATGATCTGCGTGGCGAGCTCAAGGACAGGACGAGCATCCTGGTGGGACAATCGGGCGTGGGCAAGTCATCCCTGATCCAGGCCCTGCTGCCCGGGGAAAGTCTGCGTATCGGGGAGGTCTCGGAAGCCACCGGAGAAGGCCGCCACACCACCACGGCCGCGAGCCTGTATCACCTGCCGGGCGGCGGCGACCTCATAGACTCGCCGGGGGTGCGGGATTTCACCCCCCCGCCCCTGCCCGCCGAGGCACTGGCCCGGGGCTTCGTGGAGTTCCGCCCCTACCTGGGTCAGTGCCGCTTCCACAACTGCAACCACGACCGGGAACCCGGCTGTGCCATCAAGGCGGCGGTGGACGCGGGAGAAATCAGCGGCGAGCGCTACCGCAGTTATCTGGCGATGAAGAAATAA
- a CDS encoding c-type cytochrome, translated as MKPSRTLTAVIAILALLFGASAQADVNRGQQLHATNCVSCHTSMVGGNGTALYTRANRLVGSRDQLIAQVRRCESTLGLRWFDEDVMAVVEYLNSNFYRF; from the coding sequence ATGAAACCGAGCCGCACCCTCACCGCCGTGATCGCCATCCTGGCCCTGCTGTTCGGCGCCTCGGCCCAGGCCGACGTCAACCGCGGCCAGCAACTGCATGCCACCAACTGCGTCAGCTGCCACACCAGCATGGTGGGCGGCAACGGCACGGCCCTGTACACCCGCGCCAACCGCCTGGTGGGCTCCCGTGATCAGCTCATCGCCCAGGTTCGGCGCTGTGAGAGCACGCTGGGCCTGCGCTGGTTTGATGAGGACGTGATGGCCGTGGTGGAATACCTCAACAGCAACTTCTACAGATTCTGA
- the orn gene encoding oligoribonuclease yields MNPNPDNLAWIDLEMTGLDTDNDYIIEIATLVTDKDLNILAEGPVIAVHQSDAILARMDDWNRDTHGRSGLIDRVRMSLHTEIEAEQETLRFLEKYIPRRGSPMCGNSICQDRRFLARCMPDLEAFFHYRNLDVSTLKELARRWAPGVANAFTKESNHQALDDIRASVQELRHYREHFIKV; encoded by the coding sequence ATGAATCCCAATCCCGACAACCTGGCCTGGATCGATCTGGAGATGACCGGTCTGGACACGGACAACGACTACATCATCGAGATCGCCACCCTGGTCACCGACAAGGACCTGAATATCCTGGCCGAGGGCCCGGTGATCGCCGTGCATCAGAGCGATGCGATCCTGGCGCGCATGGACGACTGGAATCGGGATACCCACGGCCGCTCGGGGCTCATCGACCGGGTCAGGATGAGTCTCCATACGGAGATCGAGGCGGAGCAGGAGACCCTGCGTTTCCTGGAAAAATACATCCCCCGTCGCGGATCACCCATGTGCGGCAACAGCATCTGCCAGGACCGGCGTTTCCTGGCCCGCTGCATGCCGGACCTGGAGGCCTTCTTTCACTACCGCAACCTGGACGTGAGCACCCTCAAGGAACTGGCACGGCGCTGGGCGCCGGGTGTGGCCAACGCCTTCACCAAGGAATCCAATCACCAGGCCCTGGACGACATCCGCGCCTCGGTGCAGGAACTGCGGCATTACCGGGAACACTTTATTAAAGTGTGA